One Coprobacter fastidiosus genomic window, TAATTAAATACGGCTCATAAACTTCTTCAAGAGTACCCGGATCTTCGCCTAAAGCAGTAGCTATAGTCGTAAGCCCCACAGGTCCGCCCTTAAATTTATCGATAATCGTGATCAGTATCTTGTTATCGATTTCGTCCAATCCATATTGGTCTATATTCAAAGCCTCCAGAGAGAACTTGGCAATATCTATCGTTATCTTTCCGCTACCTTTTACTTGTGCAAAATCCCGCACACGGCGTAATAAAGCATTTGCTATACGGGGTGTTCCCCGACTACGCATGGCAATCTCATCCGCAGCTTCGATCGTACAAGGGACTTGCATAATCGAGGCAGAGCGTAAGACGATACGACTCAATACCGTATGATCATAATATTCAAGATGGCAATTAATGCCGAATCGAGCACGTAAAGGACTGGTCAACAACCCGCTTCGGGTAGTAGCTCCGATCAGAGTAAAAGGATTCAAATCGATCTGTATAGAACGAGCGCTCGGACCTTTATCGATCATAAT contains:
- the ruvB gene encoding Holliday junction branch migration DNA helicase RuvB, with protein sequence MESDFNIREQNISENEREFEKALRPLTFDNFSGQDKIIENLRVFVMAARMREEALDHVLLHGPPGLGKTTLSNIVANELGVGFKITSGPVLDKPGDLAGILTSLEPNDVLFIDEIHRLSPVVEEYLYSAMEDYRIDIMIDKGPSARSIQIDLNPFTLIGATTRSGLLTSPLRARFGINCHLEYYDHTVLSRIVLRSASIMQVPCTIEAADEIAMRSRGTPRIANALLRRVRDFAQVKGSGKITIDIAKFSLEALNIDQYGLDEIDNKILITIIDKFKGGPVGLTTIATALGEDPGTLEEVYEPYLIKEGFIKRTPRGREVTDLAYTHLRRSRFSEQGSLF